In Verrucomicrobiota bacterium, the DNA window AGGAATATGCCATGCAAGGGCATACTGTATTACATATTTCAACTCCGGTGACCTTAGCTCACTTGCTGGATGGCAAACACGCTGTTAGGAACCGGTTAGCTAAGAAAGGAATTTATCAATACTCGAAGAACCTTTATAGTTGGGTCCCTTTTACTTTGGTTCCTTGGCCAATTGCACGTTGGTTTCTTCGGTTTGCTAATTTGTTTTCTGCGACCATATGGGGATTCGAGGAAAAAATAAGAAACGCCGCGTTTCTAGATCCTGATTTATTATTAGTTGACGAACCTAGATTAGTGGGAATGGAGAAAAGAATTAGACCATGTGTTATGGTCTACAGACCTACTGACATTTACTGGTCTATGAGGAATGACATATCGGTCATGAGGGCCGAAAAGCAATTACTCTTTAAAGCCAAAAAGGTGATAGCTACTTCGAGACCTGTTCTGGATCATATCCTGAGTCTTGAAAGTAGAATTGATGGTCTGATCCTTGAAAATGGGTATGATTCCAATTTATTCCCGGTGGAAATGTCCGAAACGAAAACTGAACATCGAGGAATTTACTATGGGTCCTTAGACAAACGATTTGATAAAGATCTTTGCATAGAATTAGCGAAAAACAACCCGGCCATAAAATTTGATGTGTACAGCCCAGATTCAAATTCCGTGTTATTGGAAATTCCGGCAAATTTGAAATTCTATGGCTCAGTACCTTATAACGATTTACCAAAGGTTTTAAAAAATTACACTTTCGGGTTTCTGCCGTTTGTTCCTGGAATTTCAAACGATGGGAGAAGTCCGATGAAGTTGTATGAAATGTACTCATGTGGATTGCCTGTATTCTCCACAGAAACAGCTGAGCTAACTCGAAGAAGGCTATCGTTTCTACTAAGCTTGAATAAAAAAACCAACATATTGGATGAGTTAATCTGCTTCGATCCTGATATTGTAGGTTTGAAGGCAAGAAACGATATTCTAAAAACGAAATCGTGGAGTTATATTGCGACTGAAATTTTAAAACGCATAAATTACGCTGCCGACCCCACAACCTCTGAAGCGAAATAATAAATACAAAATGAACTGTATAAAAGGAATCTGGTAGAGTGGAGCTAAACAAAATTTTAAATCCAAGGTGGGTTATATTGACGCTTTCTTGTGTTAGCGTGTCTATTTGGGTACTGA includes these proteins:
- a CDS encoding glycosyltransferase, which produces MKIIFISHSHLGSDYVVGSHQLAKEYAMQGHTVLHISTPVTLAHLLDGKHAVRNRLAKKGIYQYSKNLYSWVPFTLVPWPIARWFLRFANLFSATIWGFEEKIRNAAFLDPDLLLVDEPRLVGMEKRIRPCVMVYRPTDIYWSMRNDISVMRAEKQLLFKAKKVIATSRPVLDHILSLESRIDGLILENGYDSNLFPVEMSETKTEHRGIYYGSLDKRFDKDLCIELAKNNPAIKFDVYSPDSNSVLLEIPANLKFYGSVPYNDLPKVLKNYTFGFLPFVPGISNDGRSPMKLYEMYSCGLPVFSTETAELTRRRLSFLLSLNKKTNILDELICFDPDIVGLKARNDILKTKSWSYIATEILKRINYAADPTTSEAK